Proteins from one Mucilaginibacter jinjuensis genomic window:
- the accC gene encoding acetyl-CoA carboxylase biotin carboxylase subunit, translated as MQKILVANRGEIAIRVMRSAREMGIKTVAVYSATDRTALHVRYADEAVFIGEAPANQSYLVGEKIIEACKQTGATAIHPGYGFLSENPVFAAMVREAGLTLIGPSPEAMEIMGNKLSAKAAAMKYNIPMVPGTEEAITDVSEAKLRAIEVGFPILIKAAAGGGGKGMRIVEQADDFEEQMQLAVSEATSAFGDGSVFIERYVSSPRHIEIQVLGDTHGNIVHLFERDCSVQRRHQKVVEEAPSFILTEAIRAEMGRCAVDVARSVNYTGAGTVEFILDDDLNFYFLEMNTRLQVEHPVSELITGLDLVKEQIKIARGEALCFKQEDLKIIGHAMELRVYAEDPANNFLPDIGTLQTYRTPKGPGVRVDDGFEQGMEIPIYYDPMIAKLITYGANREEAIERMIRAIDEYEITGIKTTLGFGKFVMQHEAFTSGQFDTHFVKKYFTPEVLDVHKDDEAFIASLVMEKLLSNKSSAPNTVANNGEQSDWVKNRRG; from the coding sequence ATGCAAAAAATTCTGGTAGCTAACCGTGGCGAAATTGCCATCAGGGTAATGCGTTCTGCACGCGAAATGGGGATTAAAACTGTGGCTGTTTATTCGGCGACTGATCGTACTGCTTTGCACGTGCGTTATGCGGATGAAGCCGTTTTTATCGGCGAAGCCCCGGCAAACCAATCGTACCTGGTTGGCGAAAAAATTATTGAAGCATGTAAGCAAACAGGTGCTACGGCTATTCACCCCGGTTATGGTTTCCTTTCAGAGAACCCTGTATTTGCGGCAATGGTACGCGAGGCAGGTTTGACTTTGATCGGTCCATCGCCAGAGGCTATGGAAATTATGGGTAACAAGCTTTCGGCTAAAGCGGCTGCCATGAAATATAATATCCCGATGGTGCCAGGTACCGAAGAAGCCATTACCGATGTGTCTGAAGCCAAACTGCGTGCCATTGAAGTTGGTTTCCCAATCCTGATTAAGGCTGCCGCAGGTGGTGGCGGTAAGGGTATGCGCATTGTAGAACAAGCCGATGATTTTGAAGAACAAATGCAACTGGCCGTATCAGAAGCTACTTCGGCTTTTGGCGATGGGTCGGTATTTATAGAACGTTATGTGTCGTCGCCAAGGCATATCGAGATCCAGGTTTTAGGCGATACACATGGTAATATTGTACACCTCTTCGAGCGCGATTGCTCGGTACAGCGCCGCCACCAAAAAGTAGTTGAAGAAGCGCCTTCATTTATATTAACTGAAGCTATCCGCGCTGAAATGGGCCGTTGTGCGGTTGATGTGGCACGGTCTGTTAATTATACAGGGGCAGGTACCGTAGAGTTTATTCTGGATGATGATCTGAACTTTTATTTCCTCGAGATGAATACCCGCTTACAGGTGGAACACCCGGTTAGCGAACTCATTACCGGCCTCGACCTGGTAAAAGAACAAATTAAAATTGCCCGCGGCGAAGCCCTCTGCTTTAAGCAGGAAGACCTGAAGATTATCGGCCACGCCATGGAACTGCGTGTTTATGCCGAAGACCCAGCCAATAATTTTTTACCCGATATAGGCACCCTGCAAACCTACCGTACGCCAAAGGGCCCCGGTGTGCGTGTAGATGATGGTTTTGAGCAAGGCATGGAAATACCGATCTATTACGACCCGATGATTGCCAAACTCATTACTTACGGTGCTAATCGCGAAGAAGCCATAGAACGCATGATCCGTGCCATTGATGAGTATGAGATTACCGGGATAAAGACTACGCTTGGTTTCGGTAAATTTGTAATGCAGCATGAGGCTTTTACTTCTGGCCAATTTGATACGCACTTCGTTAAAAAATACTTTACGCCCGAAGTTTTAGATGTACATAAAGATGATGAGGCTTTTATTGCTTCTTTAGTAATGGAGAAGCTTTTAAGCAATAAATCATCAGCACCAAATACCGTTGCCAATAACGGGGAGCAGAGTGATTGGGTTAAGAATAGGAGAGGATAG
- a CDS encoding GNAT family N-acetyltransferase, giving the protein MALLIRQATEADLADILDVFNDALINTTAVYQDVPHTPDMRLQWYNDRVEAGYPVIIAEFDNEFAGFASYGPFRTGSGYRYTAEHSVYIIFKHRGKGIGKALVLELINIARQNGLHTLIAGIDSSIEASIKLHLSLGFTEVAHFKQVGYKFGEWLDLKLFQLML; this is encoded by the coding sequence ATGGCATTATTAATAAGACAGGCTACCGAAGCCGATCTTGCCGACATCCTCGATGTTTTTAATGACGCCTTAATAAATACAACAGCCGTATATCAGGATGTGCCCCACACGCCTGATATGCGGCTTCAATGGTATAATGACCGGGTTGAAGCCGGTTATCCCGTAATCATAGCTGAGTTTGATAACGAGTTTGCCGGTTTTGCCAGTTACGGGCCTTTCAGAACAGGTTCAGGTTATCGTTATACCGCCGAGCATTCTGTTTACATCATATTCAAACATCGCGGCAAGGGCATAGGCAAAGCATTGGTTCTTGAACTAATTAATATTGCCCGCCAAAACGGCTTACACACACTCATTGCCGGTATCGATTCTTCGATCGAGGCCAGTATTAAACTGCATCTTTCTTTAGGGTTTACCGAAGTAGCTCACTTTAAGCAGGTGGGGTATAAGTTTGGCGAGTGGCTGGATTTAAAGTTGTTTCAGTTGATGCTATAA
- a CDS encoding c-type cytochrome, whose product MILINKKLLVTLGLSTVVVLSAMTAMQPGPQPEMKAKNLKVLPKNISHEQLDHIMGEWSHSLGVRCGFCHAPNPETKKMDFASDAKPEKEMAREMFKMTATINKKYFKAGKDSTGMIMYTGVNCYTCHQGKEHPEVVDAPAPKRMGPPAGAPPQGTPPQGTPPAGTPPNNGR is encoded by the coding sequence ATGATCCTGATTAACAAGAAACTTTTAGTAACCTTAGGGTTATCGACTGTGGTAGTATTATCTGCTATGACAGCTATGCAGCCCGGCCCACAACCGGAGATGAAAGCAAAAAATTTAAAAGTACTGCCCAAGAATATCTCTCACGAGCAGTTAGATCATATTATGGGCGAGTGGTCGCATTCGCTGGGTGTACGTTGCGGTTTTTGCCATGCACCAAACCCGGAAACCAAAAAGATGGATTTTGCCAGCGATGCCAAACCAGAAAAGGAAATGGCCCGCGAAATGTTTAAAATGACAGCAACCATCAACAAAAAATATTTTAAAGCAGGTAAAGATTCAACAGGTATGATTATGTATACCGGTGTTAACTGCTATACCTGCCACCAGGGTAAAGAGCATCCAGAAGTTGTTGACGCACCGGCACCTAAACGTATGGGCCCGCCAGCTGGCGCTCCTCCGCAGGGTACGCCGCCACAAGGAACCCCTCCGGCTGGTACTCCGCCAAATAACGGACGATAA
- a CDS encoding SDR family NAD(P)-dependent oxidoreductase: MSHKITLITGATSGIGKETAIALAKKDHTLYLLVRDGTRGEQLKQDIVGQTGNQDIHVVLCNLADMQSVRKAATQINERLTTINVLINNAGGIFDEFQHTADGLEQTFATNHLGHFLLTLSLMPLLLNGKGRVINVSSEAHKPAKTEWINDMQFEHKEYSAFKAYALAKLLNIYFTKSLVDHFGAQGITAYALHPGLVNTGFGGSLSGLGSLLMMLARPFMITAEEGAQTSIYLATEPGIESLSGQYFKKKKPAKISSAAKYVPARERLWQLSEDLVRNV, translated from the coding sequence ATGTCTCATAAAATTACCTTAATTACCGGAGCAACCTCTGGCATTGGTAAAGAAACTGCCATAGCCCTTGCCAAAAAAGATCATACACTATATCTATTGGTGCGCGATGGTACCAGAGGGGAGCAGCTTAAACAGGATATTGTAGGGCAAACAGGTAATCAGGACATCCACGTTGTTTTATGCAACCTGGCCGATATGCAGAGCGTACGCAAAGCAGCAACCCAGATTAACGAACGGCTAACCACTATAAATGTATTGATTAATAACGCTGGTGGTATTTTCGATGAATTTCAACATACAGCAGATGGTCTTGAACAAACTTTCGCTACTAACCACCTTGGGCATTTTTTATTGACATTGAGCCTGATGCCTTTATTGCTGAATGGCAAGGGCAGGGTTATTAATGTAAGCTCTGAAGCCCACAAACCTGCAAAAACCGAATGGATTAATGATATGCAATTTGAGCATAAAGAATATAGTGCGTTTAAAGCTTATGCTTTGGCTAAACTGCTCAATATTTATTTTACTAAATCGCTGGTAGATCATTTTGGGGCGCAGGGTATTACTGCTTATGCTTTGCACCCGGGGCTGGTGAATACTGGTTTTGGTGGAAGCTTGTCGGGTTTAGGGAGTTTGTTGATGATGCTTGCCCGGCCGTTTATGATTACTGCAGAAGAAGGGGCGCAAACAAGCATTTACCTGGCTACAGAACCTGGGATAGAAAGCTTAAGCGGACAATACTTTAAAAAGAAAAAGCCGGCCAAAATTTCTTCGGCCGCAAAATATGTACCTGCCCGTGAGCGCCTGTGGCAACTAAGTGAAGATTTGGTACGTAACGTTTAA
- a CDS encoding BlaI/MecI/CopY family transcriptional regulator, with amino-acid sequence MEKLSQQEEEAMQALWQNGGGFIKDLLDMMDEPKPPYTTLASTVKNLERKGFVEGQKLGNSFKYTPIIKEEDYKKRFMSGFVSDYFKNSYKELVTFFAKDKKISADELQEIINLIENQKK; translated from the coding sequence ATGGAAAAATTATCACAACAGGAAGAAGAAGCCATGCAAGCCTTATGGCAAAACGGCGGAGGTTTTATTAAAGACTTGTTAGATATGATGGACGAGCCCAAACCACCTTATACCACCCTGGCATCGACCGTAAAAAACCTGGAACGCAAGGGTTTTGTGGAAGGACAGAAGCTGGGCAACAGCTTTAAATATACACCGATAATTAAAGAAGAAGATTACAAAAAACGTTTTATGAGTGGCTTTGTAAGCGATTACTTTAAAAACTCGTACAAAGAGCTGGTTACCTTTTTTGCCAAAGACAAAAAAATAAGCGCCGACGAGCTGCAAGAGATCATTAACCTTATTGAAAATCAAAAAAAATAA
- a CDS encoding M56 family metallopeptidase, with amino-acid sequence MPALLIYLLKVNIALLIFCLGYYTVLRRLTFYTLNRVYLILAIVFCSLYPAINFTGVVQKHQQLAKPLQVIIIDLGTRAQNISKPIMQTDYWQWVIILFWLGVGLMTIRLIIQFFSLYNLYRRSKPGMVNQQQVRLMNHNSNPFSFWQHIYINPELHSKAELSSIIAHEQVHVKQWHTLDILLAELSLIFYWFNPGVWMMKKAISENLEFITDRKILQQGTDAKSYQYSLLYTCVNTTSNAMVNHFNISTIKKRIMMMNSKKSATYNITRYTFIVPTVLLLLLAFGTSKAALVDKGVNAVKKVGRQAITMINLVTTNAKADTNKKNTVSTNNAELTKIKKDIDTAKTKPDVPVLLKLKQTGLIDSLDYYIDGKLANADKYKSLNADDILSTDVLEPKANGKATIAVITKNNPNIALVKEMQATQEQRKKAVMIKVIDATVPINGNGNITYADKPITVDIKGKGDEKFTQMKSDFFVVNTDTSMRFRPDTKKFYNSNFNYSPLAPVEAGISNGINMTINPNRGVYPLIMIDNKEVSKEEFQAYPSNKIDHVMILKDGDATKLYGDKAKEGVVLITSKDAKKQ; translated from the coding sequence ATGCCTGCATTATTAATATACCTGCTTAAAGTAAACATTGCTTTACTCATATTTTGCCTGGGTTATTACACTGTACTTAGGCGGCTTACTTTTTATACCTTAAACCGTGTTTATTTAATACTGGCTATTGTTTTTTGCAGCCTCTACCCTGCCATTAATTTTACCGGTGTTGTACAAAAGCACCAGCAACTGGCTAAACCTTTGCAGGTGATTATTATAGACCTCGGCACACGTGCCCAAAATATTAGCAAACCAATTATGCAGACTGATTATTGGCAATGGGTAATTATATTGTTTTGGCTTGGTGTTGGGCTGATGACCATCAGGCTCATTATCCAGTTCTTCTCCTTATATAATTTATACCGCCGCTCTAAACCTGGAATGGTGAACCAGCAACAAGTGCGGCTGATGAATCACAACAGCAACCCTTTCTCGTTTTGGCAGCATATTTATATTAACCCTGAACTGCATTCGAAAGCCGAACTGAGTTCCATTATCGCACACGAGCAAGTGCACGTAAAGCAATGGCATACGCTTGATATATTACTTGCCGAACTGAGCCTTATTTTTTATTGGTTTAACCCGGGTGTATGGATGATGAAAAAAGCCATTAGCGAAAACCTGGAGTTTATTACCGACCGTAAAATTTTACAGCAGGGTACCGATGCTAAAAGTTATCAATATAGCTTGCTTTATACCTGCGTAAATACCACTTCTAATGCTATGGTTAATCACTTCAACATATCAACCATTAAAAAACGGATTATGATGATGAACTCAAAAAAATCTGCAACTTACAATATAACCCGGTATACTTTTATCGTACCTACAGTACTGCTATTATTACTGGCCTTTGGTACATCAAAAGCAGCATTAGTTGATAAGGGCGTGAATGCTGTTAAGAAGGTTGGCCGGCAAGCAATCACGATGATTAATTTGGTAACAACGAATGCCAAAGCCGACACGAATAAAAAAAATACTGTATCGACTAACAACGCTGAATTAACCAAAATAAAAAAGGATATAGATACAGCCAAAACAAAACCGGATGTACCTGTTTTACTTAAACTTAAGCAAACAGGTTTAATCGATAGCCTTGATTATTACATTGATGGCAAACTTGCCAATGCCGATAAATACAAAAGCCTTAATGCTGATGACATATTAAGTACTGATGTTTTGGAACCCAAAGCTAACGGTAAAGCTACTATAGCTGTAATTACTAAAAACAACCCAAATATCGCGCTTGTAAAGGAAATGCAGGCGACCCAAGAACAACGTAAGAAAGCAGTTATGATTAAGGTTATAGATGCGACAGTTCCAATTAATGGAAATGGTAATATTACTTATGCAGACAAGCCGATAACCGTTGATATTAAAGGCAAAGGTGATGAAAAATTTACGCAAATGAAGTCGGACTTCTTTGTTGTTAACACAGATACCTCGATGCGCTTTAGACCTGATACCAAAAAATTTTATAACAGTAATTTTAATTATAGCCCTTTAGCACCGGTTGAAGCTGGCATCAGCAATGGAATTAATATGACCATTAACCCTAACCGGGGCGTTTATCCATTAATTATGATAGACAATAAGGAAGTTAGTAAGGAAGAGTTCCAGGCCTACCCTTCTAATAAAATAGATCATGTTATGATTTTAAAAGATGGCGATGCTACCAAACTTTACGGCGATAAAGCGAAAGAAGGAGTAGTATTAATTACTTCTAAAGACGCTAAAAAACAATAA
- a CDS encoding DNA topoisomerase IB → MNRLVKKLEKIGRDPKITARAIGLRYVSDSTPGYTRKKSGKGFSFYDSEGKLVKDKELVQRFTKMVIPPAYTNVWISPFENSHLQFTGVDAAGRKQYRYHAGWNQIRNQSKYHRLQAFAAHLPAIREHVDKDLTRRNLDHDKVVALIVRLMELTSIRVGNESYKKLYGSFGLTTLQDRHVKIDGSDMKFEFKGKKGVFHKIDLHSKKLARLVKQCRDIPGKELFQYYNEDGSRCSVGSGDVNTYLKNITGEDFTAKDFRTWAGSVSSLYAFKEAGEFNNQSECRKKIISVLDEVALNLGNTRTVCKKYYVHPTIIKSYEAGTLFKYIDDLDENKDTKASELNNAEKALLHILEHEKLAEAS, encoded by the coding sequence ATGAACCGCCTCGTAAAAAAACTTGAAAAAATTGGCCGCGATCCTAAGATCACCGCCAGAGCTATCGGCTTGCGTTATGTATCCGACAGCACACCCGGATATACCCGCAAAAAATCGGGTAAAGGTTTCAGTTTTTATGATTCGGAGGGTAAACTGGTAAAAGATAAAGAACTGGTGCAGCGTTTCACCAAAATGGTGATCCCGCCTGCTTATACCAATGTATGGATCTCGCCGTTCGAAAACAGTCATCTACAGTTTACAGGTGTTGATGCCGCGGGGCGCAAGCAATACCGTTACCATGCCGGTTGGAACCAGATCCGTAACCAGTCTAAGTATCATCGCTTACAAGCCTTTGCTGCACATTTACCAGCCATTCGTGAGCATGTGGATAAAGATTTGACACGCCGTAACCTCGATCATGATAAAGTGGTAGCGCTGATTGTAAGGTTGATGGAATTAACCAGTATCCGCGTAGGTAATGAATCATATAAAAAGCTTTATGGTTCGTTCGGCTTAACAACATTGCAAGACAGGCATGTGAAAATTGACGGTTCGGATATGAAGTTTGAATTCAAAGGCAAAAAAGGTGTGTTTCACAAAATAGACCTGCACAGTAAAAAGCTAGCCCGCTTGGTTAAGCAATGCCGCGATATACCTGGTAAAGAACTTTTTCAATATTATAATGAGGATGGCAGCCGCTGTTCGGTAGGCTCGGGCGATGTAAATACTTACCTTAAAAATATCACAGGGGAAGACTTTACTGCTAAAGATTTCCGTACCTGGGCGGGTAGTGTGAGCAGCTTATATGCCTTTAAAGAAGCCGGTGAGTTTAATAACCAGTCGGAGTGCCGGAAAAAGATCATCAGTGTACTGGATGAGGTAGCACTAAACCTCGGCAACACCCGTACCGTTTGTAAAAAGTACTACGTGCACCCAACCATTATAAAAAGCTATGAGGCGGGTACACTGTTTAAATACATCGATGATCTGGATGAGAATAAAGACACTAAAGCATCAGAATTAAACAATGCTGAGAAAGCCCTGCTCCACATTTTAGAACACGAAAAGCTGGCCGAAGCCAGCTAA
- a CDS encoding aldo/keto reductase, translating to MKYNYLGHTGLLVSELCFGTMTFGGGNGGIWEAIGKVQQDGVNDLMKTVVDGGINFIDTANVYSFGESETLLGQSIIDLGLNRDELVIATKVRGKMGESVNNVGLSRYHIFQSVDASLKRLQLDHIDILYVHGVDPKTPVEETMRALNDIVLTGKVRYIAVCNWPAWMVMKAQGIADKQGWNKFVGMQYYYSVASRDIEREILPVAADQNLGIMPWSPLAGGFLSGKYTRNNQTSDGSRRDTFDFPPLNKDKAYDIIDVITEIGHQYNVSAAQVALAWVRLQKGVTSTIIGAKRVDQLLDNINSTEIQLSDFDLKKIEEVSALSKEYPGWMVERQTGDRL from the coding sequence ATGAAATATAATTATCTGGGCCATACCGGCCTTTTGGTATCCGAACTTTGTTTCGGCACCATGACTTTTGGCGGCGGCAATGGCGGCATTTGGGAAGCTATCGGTAAAGTACAGCAAGATGGCGTTAACGATTTGATGAAAACTGTGGTTGATGGCGGCATTAACTTCATAGATACAGCCAATGTGTATTCATTTGGTGAATCTGAAACATTGTTAGGCCAATCGATCATCGACCTGGGCCTTAACCGCGATGAATTGGTAATTGCCACCAAAGTACGCGGCAAAATGGGCGAATCGGTAAACAATGTAGGTTTATCACGCTACCATATCTTTCAGTCGGTTGATGCCAGCTTGAAGCGTTTGCAATTAGACCATATCGATATATTGTACGTACACGGTGTAGACCCTAAAACCCCGGTTGAAGAAACCATGCGTGCCCTAAACGATATTGTATTAACTGGCAAGGTACGCTACATAGCTGTTTGTAACTGGCCCGCCTGGATGGTGATGAAAGCCCAGGGTATAGCCGATAAGCAAGGCTGGAACAAATTTGTGGGTATGCAGTACTATTACTCGGTAGCGAGCCGCGATATTGAGCGTGAGATACTGCCGGTTGCTGCCGACCAAAACTTGGGCATAATGCCATGGAGCCCGCTAGCAGGTGGTTTCCTATCTGGCAAGTACACCCGCAATAACCAAACTTCGGATGGCTCACGCAGGGATACGTTCGATTTCCCTCCGCTGAATAAAGACAAAGCTTATGACATTATTGATGTAATTACCGAAATTGGTCACCAATATAATGTATCCGCAGCCCAGGTAGCATTAGCATGGGTACGTTTGCAAAAAGGCGTAACCAGTACTATCATCGGCGCTAAACGTGTCGATCAACTGCTCGACAATATTAATTCAACAGAGATTCAACTTTCAGACTTCGACCTGAAAAAGATTGAAGAAGTAAGCGCCCTATCCAAAGAATACCCAGGATGGATGGTGGAAAGGCAGACGGGAGATCGTTTGTAA
- a CDS encoding GntG family PLP-dependent aldolase, with protein MITVDLRSDTVTKPTPGMLEAMWSAKVGDDVFGEDESINELEAKAAAMFGMEAGIFCPSGTMTNQIAIKCFTQPLDELIADQTAHVYRYEGGGIAFNSGVSTRLLNGYRGILTAEMIEPEINAENIHYPHTSLVVLENTVNKGGGSCYTLEQIASIAELCKANNLKLHLDGARIFNALAHTGDKAVDYGKYFNGISVCLSKGLGAPVGSVLLADKATIKYARRLRKVFGGGMRQAGFLAAAATYALDHHVERLKIDHAHAQILAEELAKCDWVTNVLPAETNIVLFDTIQPADVMLAKLEEKGIKANSTDKHRIRFVTHLDVHPNQVEYTVQVLKGLK; from the coding sequence ATGATAACTGTTGATCTGCGCAGCGATACTGTAACCAAACCGACTCCCGGCATGCTCGAAGCCATGTGGAGTGCCAAAGTAGGCGATGATGTTTTTGGCGAAGACGAAAGTATAAACGAACTGGAAGCCAAAGCTGCTGCCATGTTTGGTATGGAGGCCGGGATATTTTGCCCTTCAGGCACCATGACCAATCAGATTGCCATTAAATGCTTTACCCAACCGTTGGATGAATTGATTGCCGACCAAACTGCCCACGTTTATCGTTACGAGGGTGGGGGGATAGCCTTTAACTCGGGCGTATCAACCCGCTTGCTCAATGGTTACCGCGGCATCCTGACTGCCGAAATGATTGAGCCGGAGATTAACGCAGAAAATATCCATTACCCGCATACCAGTTTAGTGGTGCTAGAAAATACCGTGAACAAAGGCGGTGGCAGCTGCTATACACTGGAGCAAATTGCGTCCATTGCCGAATTATGCAAAGCCAATAATTTAAAATTGCATTTAGATGGTGCCCGCATTTTCAACGCCCTTGCCCATACCGGCGATAAGGCTGTTGATTATGGTAAATACTTTAACGGCATTTCGGTTTGTTTATCAAAAGGATTAGGTGCACCAGTAGGCTCGGTTTTACTGGCCGATAAGGCGACTATTAAATATGCACGCCGTTTACGCAAAGTATTTGGTGGAGGTATGCGCCAGGCGGGTTTCTTAGCTGCTGCTGCTACGTATGCTTTAGATCATCATGTTGAGCGATTGAAAATCGATCATGCCCACGCGCAGATCCTTGCCGAAGAATTAGCCAAATGCGATTGGGTAACTAACGTTTTACCTGCCGAAACCAACATTGTATTATTTGATACCATACAACCGGCAGACGTGATGCTGGCTAAGCTCGAAGAAAAAGGCATAAAAGCCAACAGCACTGATAAACACCGCATCCGCTTTGTAACACATCTGGATGTGCATCCTAACCAGGTGGAGTATACTGTGCAGGTGCTGAAGGGACTTAAGTAG
- a CDS encoding glycosyltransferase family 87 protein, whose product MTKKFPFLTNYRLVCLLWIAVAVFCWQYKYFHHRENNYLIFKYVYHHTVAEKNLYALYLQEYYDSNHYGPVFSVIVAPMALMPDAWGFFFWSVLNAVVLIWAIHLLPLTEKKKMLLLLLCAIEFANAEHYIQFNPIVTAFIFFSFTLVERKKEEWATLFIVLGTLIKLYPVVGFVFFLFAENKWKFIWSTLMWFAVFFALPMAISSPHFIIQSYADWFHTLQEKNGQNVDLKSSQDICLMGTIRHITGNPNIPNTPFLLAGAAIFGAALLRFKQYSSQKFRMQILASALIMVVIFSTGSEHPTYIIAVPGAFLWMLMQEKPFTRTNIILLVLLLVVTGLGPTDAIPAFIRRPYINKYVMKAWPCIIAWGIISYELLFKNFAKEEKSSDREHTLQPTGELEMEAA is encoded by the coding sequence GTGACTAAGAAATTCCCCTTTTTAACCAACTATAGATTGGTGTGCCTGCTTTGGATCGCAGTAGCTGTGTTCTGTTGGCAATACAAATATTTTCACCACCGCGAAAATAACTATCTCATATTTAAGTATGTGTACCACCATACTGTGGCAGAAAAAAATCTTTATGCCTTATATCTGCAGGAATATTACGACTCCAATCATTACGGCCCTGTATTCAGCGTAATCGTAGCACCCATGGCTTTAATGCCCGATGCCTGGGGCTTTTTCTTTTGGTCTGTGCTTAATGCGGTGGTGCTCATTTGGGCTATACACCTGCTTCCGCTCACAGAAAAGAAGAAGATGCTCTTACTCTTGCTTTGTGCCATTGAGTTTGCTAATGCCGAGCATTATATCCAGTTTAATCCTATTGTTACGGCCTTTATATTTTTCAGTTTTACGCTGGTGGAGCGAAAGAAGGAGGAGTGGGCAACCCTGTTTATCGTTTTGGGTACGCTTATTAAGCTTTACCCCGTTGTAGGCTTTGTGTTCTTTTTGTTTGCCGAAAATAAATGGAAGTTCATTTGGTCGACCTTGATGTGGTTCGCTGTATTTTTTGCCTTGCCAATGGCGATATCCAGTCCGCATTTTATTATACAATCTTATGCCGATTGGTTCCACACCTTACAGGAAAAGAACGGACAGAATGTTGACCTGAAATCATCGCAGGATATTTGCCTGATGGGTACCATCCGTCACATAACCGGCAACCCTAATATCCCGAATACACCATTCCTGTTAGCTGGGGCAGCCATTTTTGGTGCGGCATTGCTTAGGTTTAAACAATACTCCTCACAAAAATTCAGGATGCAGATCTTAGCATCTGCATTAATTATGGTGGTGATATTTAGTACCGGATCTGAGCATCCAACTTACATTATAGCCGTACCCGGCGCATTTTTATGGATGTTGATGCAGGAGAAACCTTTTACCCGCACTAATATTATTTTGCTGGTGCTGTTATTGGTGGTAACCGGTTTAGGGCCAACAGATGCGATCCCTGCATTTATCAGAAGGCCTTATATCAATAAGTATGTAATGAAAGCCTGGCCTTGTATTATCGCATGGGGTATAATCTCTTACGAGTTATTGTTTAAGAACTTTGCAAAAGAAGAAAAATCATCCGATAGGGAACATACTTTACAACCAACCGGCGAATTGGAAATGGAGGCTGCGTAA